A window of the Verminephrobacter eiseniae EF01-2 genome harbors these coding sequences:
- the fdhA gene encoding formaldehyde dehydrogenase, glutathione-independent has protein sequence MPTNRGVVYLRQGQVEVQSIAFPELIDPAGRRAEHGVILKVLSTNICGSDQHMVRGRTTAPAGLVLGHEITGEVLEVGRDVQMLTPGDIVSVPFNVACGRCRSCKEQHTGVCLSVNPSRAGGAYGYVDMGGWIGGQAEYVMVPYADFNLLKFPDRAQAIEKIRDLTCLSDILPTGYHGVVTAGVGPGSTVYVAGAGPVGLAAAASARLLGAAVVIVGDVNPARLEHARKVGFQTVDLSRDATLAEQIAQILGTPEVDCAVDAVGFEARGHGHAGSQAEAPATVLNSLMEVTRAAGKIGIPGLYVTEDPGAVDKAAQHGALSIRLGLGWAKSHSFFTGQTPVMKYNRALMQAILWDRIQIADVVGVQVITLDQAPMGYAEFDAGAPKKFVIDPHGVLIKH, from the coding sequence ATGCCAACGAATCGCGGTGTCGTTTATTTGCGCCAGGGCCAGGTCGAGGTGCAGTCGATCGCCTTTCCCGAACTGATCGACCCTGCGGGTCGCCGCGCCGAGCATGGCGTGATCCTGAAGGTGCTGAGCACCAACATTTGCGGATCGGACCAGCATATGGTGCGCGGGCGCACCACCGCGCCGGCCGGGCTGGTGCTGGGCCATGAGATCACCGGCGAGGTGCTCGAAGTGGGCCGCGATGTGCAGATGCTGACGCCGGGCGACATCGTGTCGGTGCCGTTCAACGTCGCCTGCGGGCGCTGCCGCAGTTGCAAGGAGCAACACACCGGCGTGTGCCTGAGCGTCAACCCGTCGCGGGCCGGCGGCGCCTATGGCTATGTCGACATGGGCGGCTGGATCGGCGGGCAGGCCGAATATGTGATGGTGCCTTACGCCGACTTCAACTTGCTCAAGTTCCCCGACCGCGCACAGGCGATCGAGAAAATCCGCGACCTGACCTGCCTGTCCGACATTCTGCCCACCGGCTACCACGGCGTGGTGACGGCCGGGGTAGGCCCGGGCAGCACGGTGTACGTGGCCGGGGCCGGGCCTGTCGGCCTGGCCGCCGCCGCATCGGCCCGGCTGCTGGGTGCGGCGGTGGTCATCGTCGGCGATGTCAATCCGGCACGCCTGGAACATGCGCGCAAAGTGGGCTTTCAGACCGTCGACCTGTCCAGGGACGCCACGCTGGCCGAACAAATCGCGCAGATCCTGGGCACACCGGAAGTCGACTGCGCCGTCGACGCGGTGGGTTTCGAGGCGCGCGGCCATGGCCACGCGGGCTCGCAAGCCGAGGCCCCGGCCACGGTCCTCAATTCATTGATGGAAGTCACGCGCGCGGCCGGCAAGATCGGCATCCCCGGCCTGTACGTCACCGAAGACCCGGGCGCTGTCGACAAGGCCGCGCAGCATGGCGCGCTCAGCATCCGCCTGGGGCTGGGTTGGGCCAAGTCGCACAGCTTTTTTACCGGCCAGACACCGGTGATGAAATACAACCGCGCGCTGATGCAGGCCATCCTCTGGGATCGCATACAGATCGCCGATGTGGTGGGCGTGCAAGTGATCACGCTGGATCAGGCGCCGATGGGCTACGCCGAGTTCGACGCGGGAGCGCCGAAGAAATTCGTCATCGACCCGCATGGCGTGCTGATCAAGCATTGA
- the betA gene encoding choline dehydrogenase — MTTDFFDYIIVGAGSAGCVLANRLTEDPQLRVLVLEAGPADHSLFIHMPSAFAYPLANDRYNWYYHTDPEPFMDQRSMYCPRGRVLGGSSSINGMVYIRGHALDYEGWASRPGLANWSYADCLPYFRKAEHRARGGDAYRGDSGPLKVSTGACRNPLYSAFIEAGQQAGYAYTDDMNGYRQEGLGPMDMTVHKGRRCSAAVAYLRPAMKRPNLQVRTRALVARVAFEPGSSPPRAIGVQVVNGQRIDLLRASREVILCGGAINSPQLLQLSGIGDPDALRHLGIAVLAPLRGVGANLQDHLETYVQYACKEPITLYGAMNWRAKLRIGAQWLLQGTGLGATNHFESGGFIRSAAGVRHPDLQYHFLPMAISYDGSAPASFHGFQAHVGPMRPTSRGHVRLRSADPKEPPQILFNYMATEQDRKEMRAGIRLTREIFAQPAFDRFRGRAVCPTDAVQTDAEIDAHIRAHGESALHPSCSCRMGSDEWAVTDGSARVHGVAGLRVVDASIMPDVVSGNLNAPTIMLAEKLADTICGKTPLPRSDMPYFVHPQYKSVQR, encoded by the coding sequence ATGACCACCGATTTTTTCGACTACATCATCGTAGGTGCCGGCTCCGCAGGGTGCGTGCTGGCCAACCGCCTGACCGAAGACCCGCAGTTGCGGGTCTTGGTGCTGGAAGCCGGCCCTGCCGACCACAGCCTGTTCATCCATATGCCTTCGGCATTCGCCTACCCGCTGGCCAATGACCGGTACAACTGGTACTACCACACCGATCCCGAGCCTTTCATGGACCAGCGCTCCATGTATTGCCCAAGGGGGCGGGTGCTGGGCGGCTCCTCGTCGATCAACGGCATGGTCTACATCCGTGGCCACGCGCTGGACTACGAGGGCTGGGCCAGTCGCCCGGGGCTGGCCAACTGGTCCTATGCCGATTGCCTGCCATACTTTCGCAAGGCCGAACACCGGGCCCGGGGTGGCGATGCTTACCGGGGCGACAGCGGCCCGCTGAAGGTGTCCACCGGCGCCTGCCGCAACCCGCTGTACAGCGCCTTCATCGAAGCCGGGCAACAGGCCGGCTACGCCTACACCGACGACATGAACGGCTATCGCCAGGAGGGCCTGGGGCCGATGGACATGACGGTCCACAAGGGCCGGCGCTGCAGCGCTGCCGTGGCCTACCTGCGACCGGCGATGAAGCGCCCCAATCTGCAGGTGCGCACCCGCGCGCTGGTGGCCCGCGTGGCGTTCGAGCCTGGCAGCAGCCCGCCGCGCGCCATCGGTGTGCAAGTCGTCAACGGCCAGCGCATCGACCTGCTGCGCGCCAGCCGCGAAGTGATACTGTGCGGCGGCGCGATCAACTCGCCACAACTGCTGCAACTGTCGGGCATCGGCGACCCCGATGCGCTGCGCCACCTGGGCATTGCAGTGCTGGCACCGCTGCGCGGCGTCGGGGCCAACCTGCAAGATCACCTGGAAACCTATGTGCAGTACGCCTGCAAGGAACCGATTACGCTGTACGGCGCCATGAATTGGCGCGCCAAGCTCAGGATCGGCGCACAGTGGCTGCTCCAGGGCACCGGGCTGGGGGCGACGAACCACTTCGAATCGGGCGGCTTCATCCGTAGCGCAGCCGGGGTTCGGCACCCCGACTTGCAATACCACTTCCTGCCGATGGCGATCAGCTACGACGGCAGCGCGCCGGCCAGCTTCCACGGTTTCCAGGCCCATGTGGGGCCGATGCGGCCGACCAGCCGGGGCCATGTCCGGCTGCGCAGCGCCGACCCCAAAGAGCCGCCGCAGATCCTGTTCAACTACATGGCGACCGAGCAGGACCGCAAGGAAATGCGCGCCGGCATCCGCCTGACGCGCGAGATTTTTGCGCAGCCGGCCTTTGACCGGTTCCGGGGCCGGGCAGTCTGCCCGACCGACGCCGTGCAAACCGACGCCGAGATCGACGCCCATATCCGCGCCCATGGCGAAAGCGCCCTGCACCCTTCATGCAGCTGCCGCATGGGCAGCGACGAGTGGGCCGTCACCGATGGCAGCGCGCGCGTGCACGGCGTGGCCGGACTGCGCGTGGTCGACGCATCGATCATGCCCGATGTGGTCAGCGGCAACCTGAACGCGCCGACCATCATGCTGGCCGAAAAACTGGCCGACACCATCTGCGGCAAAACGCCCCTGCCCCGCTCCGACATGCCCTACTTCGTGCATCCCCAATACAAGAGCGTGCAGCGCTGA
- a CDS encoding L-serine ammonia-lyase, translated as MAVSVFDIFKIGIGPSSSHTVGPMRAARLFAERLRHQGLLASCARVEVKLYGSLGSTGKGHGSDKAVLLGLEGHDPESIDVEAIGALLERIRSTGQLRLAGLQPMAFNEKAHLAFYRRETLAFHPNGMRCLAYDAAGSELLNRCYYSVGGGFVVSDEAAADGQKHKLLVPDTSVLPHPFHSGDELLRRCQASGLSIAGLMRANERHWRSDAEIDAGLLRIWAVMQDCVARGCRTQGILPGGFKVKRRAADLHDKLCAHAASGPGASGIGGIGGAGDPLQVLDWVNLYALAVNEENAAGGRVVTAPTNGAAGIVPAVLHYYTRWFVASASSAGVIDFLLTAAAIGMLYKENASLSGAEVGCQGEVGVACSMAAAALCAVMGGRPEQVENAAEIGMEHHLGLTCDPVGGLVQIPCIERNAIASVKAINAARMALHGDGTHHVSLDKVIKTMRETGADMLTKYKETARGGLAVNIAEC; from the coding sequence ATGGCCGTCAGCGTATTCGACATCTTCAAGATCGGCATCGGGCCGAGCAGTTCCCACACCGTGGGGCCGATGCGCGCCGCGCGCCTGTTCGCCGAGCGCCTGCGGCACCAAGGGCTGCTGGCCTCCTGCGCCCGCGTCGAGGTCAAGCTGTATGGCTCCCTGGGCTCGACCGGCAAAGGCCATGGCAGCGACAAGGCCGTGCTGCTCGGCCTCGAAGGCCACGACCCTGAAAGCATCGACGTGGAGGCCATCGGCGCGCTGCTCGAACGCATCCGCAGCACCGGCCAACTGCGCCTGGCGGGTTTGCAGCCGATGGCGTTCAATGAAAAAGCCCACCTGGCCTTCTACCGCCGCGAGACCCTGGCCTTCCACCCGAACGGCATGCGCTGCCTGGCCTACGACGCAGCGGGCAGCGAACTGCTCAACCGCTGCTACTACTCGGTGGGCGGCGGCTTCGTGGTCAGCGACGAAGCGGCAGCCGACGGCCAGAAGCACAAACTGCTGGTTCCCGACACCAGCGTTTTGCCCCACCCCTTTCACAGCGGCGACGAACTGCTGCGGCGCTGCCAGGCCAGCGGCCTGTCGATTGCCGGCCTGATGCGCGCGAACGAACGCCACTGGCGCAGCGACGCCGAGATCGACGCCGGCCTGCTGCGCATCTGGGCCGTGATGCAGGACTGCGTGGCTCGCGGCTGCCGCACCCAAGGCATATTGCCGGGCGGCTTCAAGGTCAAACGGCGTGCCGCCGACCTGCACGACAAACTCTGTGCCCACGCGGCCTCGGGGCCTGGGGCAAGCGGCATTGGCGGCATTGGCGGCGCCGGCGATCCGCTGCAGGTGCTCGACTGGGTGAACCTCTACGCGCTGGCGGTGAACGAAGAAAACGCCGCCGGCGGCCGGGTCGTCACCGCGCCCACCAACGGTGCTGCGGGCATCGTACCGGCCGTGCTGCACTACTACACCCGGTGGTTTGTCGCCAGCGCCAGCAGCGCCGGTGTCATCGACTTCCTGCTGACCGCCGCCGCAATCGGCATGTTGTACAAGGAAAACGCCTCCCTGTCCGGCGCCGAAGTCGGCTGCCAGGGCGAGGTCGGGGTGGCCTGCTCGATGGCCGCTGCAGCCCTGTGCGCGGTCATGGGCGGGCGGCCGGAACAGGTGGAAAACGCCGCCGAGATCGGCATGGAGCACCACCTGGGCCTGACCTGCGACCCGGTCGGCGGCCTGGTGCAAATACCCTGCATCGAACGCAACGCCATCGCCTCGGTCAAGGCCATCAACGCCGCCCGCATGGCCCTGCATGGCGACGGCACACACCATGTGAGCCTGGACAAGGTCATCAAGACCATGCGCGAAACCGGCGCCGACATGCTGACCAAATACAAGGAAACCGCACGCGGCGGCTTGGCCGTGAACATTGCCGAGTGTTGA
- a CDS encoding choline ABC transporter substrate-binding protein has protein sequence MTKRFALSGFLGLVMLCAPLAQAAAAEPASCKTVRFADVGWSDIAATTGLASVVLEGLGYQPSVTIASLPIAFTGIKSKQIDAFLGYWFPSMTPIIEPFVKAGQIKVLDRPNLVGAKYTLAVPAYLYDKGLKTFTDIAKFHKELDGKLYGIEPGNDGNALMQGMIDKNEYGLKGFKLVESSEAGMLAEVQRAARSGKAIVFLGWEPHPMNVQMKMKYLQGGDAVFGPNLGEAKVFTALPPDYEARCPNVARLLKNLRFTTDIENAVMLDILEKVKPSDAARAYLKKNPAPLGEWLDGVKTFSGQEGLPAVTAALKN, from the coding sequence ATGACAAAGCGCTTTGCCCTTTCCGGTTTCCTCGGCTTGGTCATGCTGTGCGCGCCGCTGGCGCAAGCGGCTGCAGCGGAGCCCGCCAGTTGCAAGACCGTGCGTTTTGCCGATGTGGGCTGGAGCGATATCGCGGCCACGACCGGGCTGGCCTCGGTGGTGCTCGAAGGGCTGGGCTACCAGCCGAGCGTGACGATCGCCTCGTTGCCGATCGCGTTCACCGGCATCAAGTCCAAGCAGATCGACGCCTTCCTGGGCTACTGGTTTCCCAGCATGACGCCCATCATCGAGCCTTTCGTCAAGGCCGGGCAGATCAAGGTGCTCGACCGGCCCAACCTGGTCGGCGCCAAGTACACACTGGCGGTTCCGGCCTATCTGTACGACAAGGGGCTCAAGACCTTCACCGACATCGCCAAGTTCCACAAAGAGTTGGACGGCAAGCTCTACGGCATCGAGCCTGGCAACGACGGCAACGCGCTGATGCAGGGCATGATCGACAAAAACGAATATGGCCTGAAGGGCTTCAAACTGGTGGAGTCCAGCGAAGCCGGCATGCTGGCCGAAGTCCAGCGCGCAGCGCGCAGCGGCAAGGCCATCGTCTTTCTGGGCTGGGAGCCGCATCCGATGAATGTGCAGATGAAGATGAAATACCTGCAAGGCGGCGATGCCGTGTTTGGCCCCAACCTGGGCGAGGCCAAGGTCTTCACGGCGCTGCCGCCCGACTACGAGGCACGCTGCCCGAATGTCGCGCGCTTGCTGAAGAATCTGCGCTTTACCACCGACATCGAAAATGCGGTGATGCTGGACATCCTCGAAAAGGTCAAGCCCAGTGATGCCGCCCGGGCCTATCTGAAGAAAAACCCCGCCCCGCTGGGCGAATGGCTCGATGGCGTCAAGACCTTCTCCGGCCAGGAAGGTCTGCCCGCCGTCACGGCGGCGCTGAAAAACTGA
- the lgt gene encoding prolipoprotein diacylglyceryl transferase, which translates to MLIYPPIDPVALQIGPLAIHWYGLSYLAAFGLFMLLGCRRLRHPPFAGRTGPGAWSRKDVEDILFLGVAGVVLGGRLGYCLFYKPDYYLGHPLEVFALWQGGMAFHGGLLGVIVAMLWFAHSRQRPLLQVADFVAPCVPTGLAAGRVGNFINGELWGRFASPDLPWGMVFAHSGSMQPRHPSQVYQFLLEGLLLFVLLWLYARRERRQGQVAAAFLVGYGVLRFIAEQFREPDAFLGILALGMSMGQWLCLPMIAGGVLLWCRAARRRPAVARGSRA; encoded by the coding sequence ATGCTGATTTACCCCCCCATCGATCCCGTCGCGCTGCAGATCGGCCCGTTGGCCATTCACTGGTATGGCCTGAGCTATCTCGCGGCCTTTGGCCTGTTCATGCTGCTGGGCTGCCGGCGTTTGCGGCACCCGCCTTTTGCCGGCCGCACTGGCCCGGGCGCGTGGTCGCGCAAGGATGTGGAAGACATCCTGTTCCTCGGGGTGGCAGGCGTCGTGCTGGGCGGGCGCCTGGGGTACTGCCTGTTCTACAAGCCGGACTACTACCTCGGTCACCCGCTGGAGGTCTTTGCGCTATGGCAGGGCGGCATGGCCTTTCATGGTGGCCTGCTGGGCGTGATCGTGGCCATGCTGTGGTTTGCCCATTCGCGCCAGCGGCCCTTGCTGCAGGTGGCCGATTTCGTCGCGCCTTGCGTTCCCACCGGGCTGGCAGCCGGGCGCGTGGGCAACTTCATCAACGGCGAGCTCTGGGGACGTTTTGCCAGCCCTGACCTGCCCTGGGGCATGGTGTTTGCGCACAGTGGTTCGATGCAGCCGCGCCATCCGTCACAGGTGTACCAGTTTCTGCTCGAAGGGCTGCTGCTGTTCGTGCTGCTGTGGCTGTATGCGCGCCGTGAGCGCCGCCAGGGCCAGGTGGCGGCGGCCTTTCTGGTCGGCTATGGCGTCTTGCGTTTCATTGCCGAGCAGTTCCGCGAGCCTGATGCGTTCCTGGGCATTTTGGCGCTGGGCATGAGCATGGGCCAGTGGCTGTGCCTGCCGATGATCGCCGGCGGTGTGCTGCTGTGGTGCCGGGCCGCCCGGCGCCGGCCGGCAGTGGCGCGGGGTTCCCGCGCTTGA
- the ilvD gene encoding dihydroxy-acid dehydratase encodes MADNKTTTIEPINRRSANITQGKSRAPNRSMYYAMGYVEGDFVKPMVGVANGHSTITPCNSGLQKLTDAAIEGIEEAGGNAQVFGTPTISDGMAMGTEGMKYSLVSREVISDCIETCVSGQWLDGVLVVGGCDKNMPGGLMGMLRANVPAIYVYGGTILPGHYQGRELNIVSVFEAVGENAAGKLSDHDLREIEKRAIPGTGSCGGMYTANTMSSAFEALGISLPYSSTMANPHDEKTNSAKASAKVLIEAIRNDLKPRDIVTRKAIENAVAVIMATGGSTNAVLHFLAIAHAAGVPWSIDDFERVRQKTPVLCDLKPSGKYLAVDLHRAGGIPQVMKLLLNAGLLHGDCITIEGKTMAQVLKDVPDRPRADQNVIRPIDQPLYAQGHLAILKGNLSPEGAVAKITGLKNPVITGPARVFDDEQSALQAILDGKIQAGDVMVLRYLGPKGGPGMPEMLAPTGALIGAGLGESVGLITDGRFSGGTWGMVVGHVAPEAAAGGTIAFVHEGDSITIDARQLLLQLNVAEAEIARRRARWTAPAARYTRGVQAKFAFNASSASQGAVLDAY; translated from the coding sequence ATGGCAGACAACAAGACGACCACGATCGAGCCTATCAACCGCCGCAGCGCGAACATCACACAGGGCAAGTCGCGCGCACCCAACCGCTCCATGTACTACGCCATGGGCTACGTGGAGGGCGACTTCGTCAAGCCGATGGTCGGCGTGGCCAATGGCCACAGCACCATCACGCCTTGCAACAGCGGGCTGCAAAAACTGACCGATGCCGCCATCGAGGGCATCGAGGAGGCCGGCGGCAATGCCCAGGTGTTCGGCACGCCGACCATCTCGGACGGCATGGCCATGGGCACCGAAGGCATGAAGTACAGCCTGGTCAGCCGTGAAGTCATCAGCGACTGCATAGAAACCTGCGTCAGCGGCCAGTGGCTGGACGGCGTGCTGGTGGTCGGCGGCTGCGACAAAAACATGCCCGGCGGCCTGATGGGCATGTTGCGCGCCAACGTGCCCGCAATCTATGTGTACGGCGGCACCATCCTGCCCGGCCACTACCAGGGGCGGGAACTGAATATCGTCAGCGTGTTCGAGGCGGTGGGCGAAAACGCCGCCGGCAAGCTGAGCGACCACGACCTCAGGGAGATCGAAAAGCGCGCCATCCCCGGCACCGGCTCCTGCGGCGGCATGTATACCGCCAACACCATGTCCAGCGCGTTCGAGGCCCTGGGCATCAGCCTGCCCTACTCGTCGACCATGGCCAACCCGCATGACGAGAAGACGAACTCGGCCAAGGCATCGGCCAAGGTGCTGATCGAGGCCATCCGCAACGACCTCAAGCCGCGCGACATCGTGACCAGGAAGGCCATCGAGAATGCAGTGGCCGTGATCATGGCCACCGGCGGCTCGACCAACGCCGTGCTGCATTTCCTGGCGATCGCCCATGCGGCAGGCGTGCCGTGGAGCATCGACGACTTCGAGCGCGTGCGCCAGAAGACCCCCGTGCTGTGCGACCTCAAGCCCAGCGGCAAATACCTGGCCGTGGACCTGCACCGCGCGGGCGGCATCCCGCAGGTGATGAAGCTGCTGCTCAACGCCGGCCTGCTGCATGGCGACTGCATCACCATCGAGGGCAAGACGATGGCCCAAGTGCTCAAGGATGTGCCCGATCGGCCGCGCGCAGACCAGAACGTGATCCGCCCCATCGACCAGCCCCTGTACGCGCAGGGCCACCTGGCCATCCTCAAGGGCAACCTCAGCCCCGAAGGGGCCGTGGCCAAGATCACCGGCCTGAAGAACCCGGTCATCACCGGCCCGGCGCGCGTGTTCGACGACGAGCAATCTGCGCTGCAGGCGATACTGGACGGCAAGATCCAGGCCGGCGACGTGATGGTGCTGCGCTACCTGGGGCCCAAGGGCGGCCCCGGCATGCCTGAAATGCTGGCCCCCACCGGCGCGCTGATCGGCGCCGGCCTGGGAGAAAGCGTGGGCCTGATCACCGACGGGCGCTTTTCCGGCGGCACCTGGGGCATGGTCGTCGGCCATGTGGCGCCCGAGGCCGCCGCAGGCGGCACCATCGCTTTCGTGCATGAAGGCGACAGCATCACCATCGACGCCCGCCAACTGCTGCTGCAATTGAATGTGGCTGAGGCAGAAATCGCCCGGCGCCGTGCCCGGTGGACGGCCCCCGCTGCGCGCTACACACGCGGCGTGCAGGCCAAGTTCGCCTTCAACGCATCGAGCGCCAGCCAAGGCGCGGTGCTCGACGCATACTGA
- a CDS encoding TIGR04438 family Trp-rich protein gives MYLLAVSLVLLALKYFEVAPFAAMSWWWMLVPFALTASWWFWSDSSGYTKRKAQEKMDQRRQERLDKHKRALGTERRKPR, from the coding sequence ATGTATCTGCTGGCTGTTTCCCTGGTTTTACTGGCACTGAAGTATTTCGAGGTCGCTCCGTTCGCTGCAATGTCCTGGTGGTGGATGCTGGTGCCGTTTGCGCTCACCGCATCGTGGTGGTTCTGGTCTGATTCCTCCGGCTACACGAAACGCAAGGCCCAAGAGAAGATGGACCAGCGCAGGCAGGAGCGCCTCGACAAGCACAAGCGGGCCCTGGGCACCGAGCGCCGCAAGCCGCGCTGA
- the acs gene encoding acetate--CoA ligase, translated as MSAPTSAIESVLIENRVFPPSDAIVNAARVSGMSGYEALCAEADQDIEGFWARQARSHLQWSRPFTRTLDASNAPFFQWFADGQLNASANCLDRHIGTPTEHKCAIIFEADDGTVTRISYRELLARVGQFANALKAHGVAKGDRVLIYMPMTIEGVIAMQACARIGATHSVVFGGFSAKAVHERIIDAGAVAVITANYQMRGGKELPLKAIIDQALALGGCDSVGTVFVHQRTASACPMLAGRDKTFAQALAGQSSDCAALALEAEHPLFILYTSGSTGKPKGVQHSTGGYLLWAKMTMDWTFDLRPDDIFWCTADIGWITGHTYVAYGPLAAGATQIIFEGIPTFPDAGRFWQMIERHRCTIFYTAPTAIRSLIKAAEADAAVHPARSDLSSLRILGSVGEPINPEAWMWYHKNVGGERCPIVDTFWQTETGGHVIAPLPGATPLVPGSCTLALPGIAAAVVDETGHDMPHGAGGILVIKRPWPSMIRTIWNDPERFKKSYFPQELKGYYLAGDGAVRSTDRGYFRITGRIDDVLNVSGHRMGTMEIESALVAKTDLVAEAAVVGRPDEVTGEAICAFVVLKRLRPTGEEARQIANELRNWVAKEIGPIAKPRDIRFGDNLPKTRSGKIMRRLLRSIAKGEAITQDTSTLENPAILDQLAQIN; from the coding sequence ATGAGCGCGCCCACATCTGCCATCGAGTCCGTGCTGATCGAAAACCGCGTATTCCCACCGTCGGACGCCATCGTCAACGCGGCCCGCGTGTCCGGCATGTCCGGCTATGAGGCGCTGTGCGCCGAGGCCGACCAGGATATCGAGGGCTTCTGGGCGCGCCAGGCGCGCAGCCACCTGCAGTGGAGCCGGCCCTTCACCCGCACGCTCGACGCATCGAATGCGCCGTTTTTCCAGTGGTTTGCCGACGGCCAGCTCAATGCCTCGGCCAATTGCCTGGACCGCCATATCGGCACGCCGACCGAGCACAAATGCGCCATCATCTTCGAGGCCGACGATGGCACGGTCACCCGCATCAGCTACCGCGAGCTGCTCGCGCGCGTGGGCCAGTTTGCCAATGCGCTCAAAGCCCATGGCGTGGCCAAGGGCGACCGGGTCCTGATCTACATGCCGATGACCATCGAGGGCGTGATCGCGATGCAGGCTTGCGCCCGCATTGGCGCCACGCACAGCGTGGTGTTTGGCGGCTTCAGCGCCAAGGCCGTGCACGAGCGCATCATCGACGCCGGCGCCGTGGCCGTGATCACTGCCAACTACCAGATGCGTGGCGGCAAGGAACTGCCCCTGAAAGCCATCATCGACCAGGCCCTGGCCCTGGGTGGCTGCGACAGCGTTGGCACCGTCTTCGTCCATCAACGCACTGCCAGCGCCTGCCCGATGCTGGCCGGGCGCGACAAGACCTTTGCCCAGGCGCTCGCGGGCCAGAGCAGCGACTGCGCCGCGCTCGCGCTGGAGGCCGAGCATCCGCTGTTCATCCTGTACACCAGCGGCTCCACCGGCAAGCCCAAGGGCGTGCAGCACAGCACCGGCGGCTATCTGCTGTGGGCCAAGATGACTATGGACTGGACCTTCGACCTGCGCCCGGACGACATCTTCTGGTGCACGGCCGATATCGGCTGGATCACCGGCCACACCTACGTGGCCTATGGCCCGCTGGCCGCAGGCGCGACGCAGATCATCTTCGAGGGCATTCCCACCTTTCCCGACGCGGGGCGCTTTTGGCAGATGATCGAGCGGCACAGGTGCACGATCTTCTACACCGCCCCCACGGCCATCCGCTCGCTGATCAAGGCCGCCGAGGCCGACGCTGCGGTGCACCCGGCGCGCTCGGATCTGAGCAGCCTGCGCATCCTGGGCAGCGTCGGCGAGCCGATCAACCCCGAAGCCTGGATGTGGTACCACAAGAACGTGGGCGGCGAGCGCTGCCCCATCGTCGACACCTTCTGGCAGACCGAAACCGGCGGCCATGTGATCGCGCCGCTGCCCGGCGCCACCCCGCTGGTGCCCGGTAGCTGCACGCTGGCGCTGCCCGGCATCGCGGCCGCCGTGGTCGATGAAACGGGCCACGACATGCCCCACGGCGCGGGCGGCATTCTGGTCATCAAGCGTCCCTGGCCCAGCATGATCCGCACCATCTGGAACGACCCCGAGCGCTTCAAAAAGAGCTACTTCCCGCAGGAGCTCAAAGGCTACTACCTGGCCGGCGACGGCGCCGTGCGCAGCACCGACCGTGGCTACTTTCGCATCACCGGCCGCATCGATGACGTGCTCAACGTCTCAGGCCACCGCATGGGCACGATGGAGATCGAATCGGCCCTGGTGGCCAAGACCGACCTGGTGGCCGAGGCCGCCGTGGTCGGCCGCCCCGACGAGGTGACGGGCGAGGCCATCTGCGCCTTCGTGGTGCTCAAGCGCCTGCGCCCGACCGGCGAAGAGGCCCGGCAAATCGCCAACGAGCTGCGCAACTGGGTGGCCAAGGAAATCGGCCCGATCGCCAAGCCCCGGGACATCCGCTTTGGCGACAACCTGCCCAAGACCCGCAGCGGCAAGATCATGCGCCGCCTGCTGCGCAGCATTGCCAAGGGCGAAGCCATCACGCAAGACACCAGCACGCTGGAGAATCCGGCCATCCTCGATCAATTGGCCCAAATCAACTGA
- a CDS encoding nucleotide-sugar transporter family protein — MGAPLQAVQYVEPYERIPALFSVTVLGERPHGKRIASVLLATVGVVAVAWTGAGPAARRTPGACRAQYRPPC, encoded by the coding sequence ATGGGCGCCCCACTTCAAGCCGTGCAGTATGTCGAGCCGTATGAGCGGATACCTGCGCTCTTTTCCGTCACTGTCCTGGGCGAGCGGCCGCACGGCAAGCGCATCGCGAGCGTGCTGCTGGCCACTGTCGGCGTGGTGGCCGTTGCCTGGACCGGCGCCGGCCCGGCGGCCCGTCGAACCCCCGGGGCTTGCCGGGCACAATACCGGCCACCATGCTGA
- a CDS encoding c-type cytochrome: MKRILITFAMALSVAPAAMADLALATAKQCVACHTVDKKLVGPAYKDVAAKYAGQKDAVDKLAIKITQGSSGVWGPVPMPANAKVSEAEAKKLAAWVLMQK; the protein is encoded by the coding sequence ATGAAGCGCATCCTGATCACTTTTGCCATGGCGCTGTCGGTCGCGCCCGCCGCAATGGCTGACCTGGCCCTGGCGACCGCCAAGCAATGCGTGGCCTGCCACACCGTGGACAAGAAACTGGTCGGCCCGGCATACAAGGATGTCGCCGCCAAATATGCCGGCCAAAAAGATGCCGTGGACAAACTGGCCATCAAGATCACCCAGGGCAGTTCCGGCGTCTGGGGGCCGGTTCCGATGCCGGCCAACGCAAAGGTCAGCGAGGCCGAAGCCAAAAAACTGGCCGCCTGGGTTTTGATGCAAAAGTGA